The DNA sequence TCGGCAGGAGCTATTTCCATAAATGTGGAAAGGGATAACATTGATTTGTTGGCTTTTCCAGGACATAAAGGATTATATGGTCCCCAAGGAACAGGAGGATTATATATCCATCCCTCATTGGAATTAACCCCTCTTATTTTAGGGGGGACTGGAAGCCATTCGGAATCGATTGACCAACCCAAAGAACGACCTGAACGATTTGAAAGCGGTACCCCCAATACCGTTGGAATTGCAGGGTTGGCGGCAGGCGTTGAATTTGTATTAAAGACAGGAGTCGGTCAGATATGGGAACATGAACAACAATTAACCCAATATTGTCTTTCAGAGTTAATAAATATGGATGGGATCACTGTTTATGGTCCTCCTCCTGGTGTAAACAGAACGGCAGTCATTTCTTTTAACTTAGAAGGACTGGATCCCAATGAACTAGCGTTTATTTTAGATGATTATTATGGAATAGCGGTCAGGGCAGGATTTCACTGTACACCATTGGCTCATGAAACAGCAGGAACTTCCCAATTGGGGTCGGTGAGAATTAGTTTTAGCTATTTTAATACGGTGGAAGAAGTCAACAGATTTATAGAAGTAATGAAAGAAATAAAAAAACAAATGTAGAACAGATAATACGAAGTTCAGAAGAATACTGCATCATAACTACTGGAAACATTTACAACGATTATCCCGGGCATCCCTATACCCATTTTTATCTGGAAATTGATACCAAGCACTTGACATTT is a window from the Microaerobacter geothermalis genome containing:
- a CDS encoding aminotransferase class V-fold PLP-dependent enzyme; amino-acid sequence: MIYFDNAASTWPKPPEVEMAMMTCIREYAANPGRGGHQLSIRAGRTLFQCRNLLAKLFAVTNPNDISFFPNATGAINQGIQGLLQEGDHVITTMIEHNSVRRPLEYLSKLGKIELSYVEVALDGTVSLKELDTLIKPNTKLLVVSHASNLLGTIIPIGELGRWAKGKGIVFMVDASQSAGAISINVERDNIDLLAFPGHKGLYGPQGTGGLYIHPSLELTPLILGGTGSHSESIDQPKERPERFESGTPNTVGIAGLAAGVEFVLKTGVGQIWEHEQQLTQYCLSELINMDGITVYGPPPGVNRTAVISFNLEGLDPNELAFILDDYYGIAVRAGFHCTPLAHETAGTSQLGSVRISFSYFNTVEEVNRFIEVMKEIKKQM